Genomic window (Primulina eburnea isolate SZY01 chromosome 8, ASM2296580v1, whole genome shotgun sequence):
AAATATCGTCCATACATTCTACCCCGCCGCCACCCCTAATAGCACAGCGGAGAGCTTCCTCAGCGGCAGAAGAGTGGCGGCTTGAGGAATTCAACCTGGGCCGGCCAAAGTGCAACTTGGAAACAAAACGAGTGGATCGACGGCCGGAGAAATCAGAGGCAGAAAGACAAGGGAATGCAGAAGTATCACCGGCAGCTGCAGCCGCGGCGGCGGATGGTGGGGGAGGCTTGGGGGCAGATGCATGAGAAGGTTGGTGCTTGTTTAAAGAGACCTTTTGCGAGGTCCATTGGTGGGGGGAATTGCGATGGTGGTTGTTCTGGTGGCTTTGAAGATGGTGGAAATGGTGGTTCTGGTAGGGTTTGGCGGTGGTTAGCGTAGAATGCGGTGGAGGAGTCGAAGAAGCCATTGCTGAATAAAAGAAGAAGATAAGAAAAAGCTGAGCTAAGTTTATATAGTTGGACTGTTTAGTGAGAGAGAGTGGAAagttttatcaaataaaaaacggtatattttatctaatttttaaTAGAGAAAAGATTATAGAGttcattttataattaaaaagtaAGTacaatgaaatatatatatatatatatatatatataataaaaactaatagaatatcaacccaaaaaaaaatattttagtctTCATTCGTGTGCTCGACATTTGTATATAATTTGAAGACTATTTAAAAGCATTATAAACATTAAATGAtacttaaaatttatttaagatgcTATTATTAATTATCATTTAATTCAATCGCTAGTATTCTATAGCataattttgtttaattaaaatatatttagacCTAAGATATGGGAAAATGTtagagtttatttttttttaaaaatagtaatttaaatttaatccaAAATAGAGTGTaaatggaaattttttttttacatacatAATAAATAGTGCTAATTTTACTTTTCTTTCTCCCAACTTCTATATTGCTTTCCCTTATATGGACTCTTTAATTTCATAAATGTTCTATTTTTTGTactagtatttatttaattattttaatttgaagCTAACATTTAAAGCGCAAAAGGGGAAACCTAACCGTACGTGTGTGCACATTTTTACTATTTTCTCCCACCTTTCTTTTGTCTTGTAGTTGGAAAATGTTAGATTTTTTGTGAACATACAGAGAAGTATATAGAAAGGAAAAGGCACTGTCTTTACTGTACTGTATCGATTGAAAAAAGGAAAACGATTAGTTACTTTTAGTCATTGTCTGCCATATGACCAAAAAAACCCGAAAAAGAAAGAAATCCAACTCATGAAATTTCGAGGTTTTTGGCTCCCAACATTCATTCATAGCTAAAAGTAATCGACGGAAAGAGCAAAAATGATTTCGATATCAATAACAGGGGCCAAATtgattttttgttcaaaataatataattacctTTTTGGGGAAATTAGAGTACGTGTTATTTCTTATGGGCCAATAACATCCAATATTTCATAATTTTACAAACAAGAAAGACCAAAATAGTAATTATTGCTTTTAAAGAGAGCCATAAACCAAAAAGGCAAGAATTTAGCGCCATTGCTTCTGCAAAAATTACATCTCCTACCCGAAGCGGCAATTATTCCTAACCCAAAGGCGGtagactaaaaataaaataaaaataaaaataaaaaattctttaGTAAGTGTTCTTTATGATGCCCAGCTTCTTTCCATCCTTCTTTGCAGCAGCAGATGATCCCGGAAACGAAATACGTTACGTGGCTTGATACAGATCCTTCAATCTACAGATAATAAGTGCAAGAGATCAAAAGTCCCATTAAATTGATACAAATGTAAGTGGTTGATGTCCTGTGTAAGACTAACTGAAACTATCTCAGTTACCTTGGCATGCTAATGAACATGGCTATTACTGAAAGTTCGACAACCAGGGGATACACAGGGGCAGGAGTCAATTCCTGAGAACAGTAAAAATGTAGCAGACAAGTTAGTTTGTAGGAAATTTTGACCAATTTGGAAGTCACGTAGAACTTACCTGTTTGTACATATCCTCTTCAATCCTAAAGCTTAATGGACCAACATGAATTTGAGGCTGCCTCTCTAAGTTGATCTCAATAAACTCCGACACGAATCTATGGTTACCAGATGGCAGAGCAAATCGAAGTTGGAGGAGGTGTTTACCCTTTGGTAAGTCCTTCACCTGAAAGAACTTTGAGATTGGCAAGGGGAAGATGGACTCAACCGTCGATGGATCACTAGCAGGCCTTATTTCCACCCTGATATGCAaatgcatctccttgatgttTTTCCCACTCTACATGCCCACTTAAAATGGTCACATCTGGCTACTCAAAGACCACAAAAT
Coding sequences:
- the LOC140838054 gene encoding uncharacterized protein, producing MHLHIRVEIRPASDPSTVESIFPLPISKFFQVKDLPKGKHLLQLRFALPSGNHRFVSEFIEINLERQPQIHVGPLSFRIEEDMYKQELTPAPVYPLVVELSVIAMFISMPRLKDLYQAT